The genomic interval GGATCGGATTGGGTGCGTACATCATGACCCTGCCCGCGTCGTTCATGCCGGCGCGATGCGTGGGATCGAGTCCGAGCGTCAGCGACACGGTTCCGGAACCGAGTGCGGCCCGGATGATGGCTCCGGTGGCCTGTGATACTGCGACCGCGGGAATCGTGACGCCCGGAACCACGGCGCTCATCGAGCCGGTGGTGCCCGCCACGTTGTGAACCATCACGAGCCCGACCGCACCATTGGCCTGCGCGTTCAGCGCCTTCTGCGCGATCGTGCAGGTGCCGCGATCGAACAGCGCGATCTTTCCGGCCATCGCGACGGCGTTCACGAACGGAGTCTCGCACGCGTCGTTCGTGATGCCGGCGCCGTCGTTCACATCCACGACTTCGGCGGTGAACCCGCCGGTGGTGAGCGGCGCCCCGAACGTCGCCTGGTTCGCGTCGAACTGCGAGTTCAACGCGCCGGTCGCGATGACGCGCGGACGGAGTCCGAGCTTCGCGCCCGCCGCGGAGGTGACGAGGGGTCCCGACCACACCAGGTGGCTCGCGTTCTTCGCCGAAAGGGCGCGCTCCGCCGCCGTCATCTGGAACCAGGTCTTGCCCGACACGTCGTCCATCAGGAAGTGGTCCCACACCGTCGGCTGGCCGCTGAAGTAGTTTCCGTTGCTCTCGTTGGTGAGCGACAGGAAGCCGAGTCCGTGACCCAGCTCGTGCAGCAGCACCGGGAGCAGGTCGATTCCGTTGGAGCCTTCGTTGCCGTCGAAGCCGTAGTACCAGTTGCGCCCGACCAGGCACGAGCCGATACCGATGCTCGCATTGAACGTGGTGACGATGTCGTCCTGGCCCACTTCGAGATCGACGCCGGCGAGTTGATTCGCCTGAGCACTCGTGTACCAGGTGCCCGCGAAGCCGGCGCCCGGGAAGTTGAACTCGACCACATTGGGTCCCGCCGACCCGAGCACGCCCGACGTGGTCGAACACGCGAGCGGGTCGAAGGCGGCGCGCACCCGGATCTCGACGGTGCTGTTGAGCAGCGCGTCCCAGATGCTCGCAGCCTGCGTGAAGACGTTGAGGCGCTGCTGGCCCAGCGTGGTGCCCGGATTGCCGCCGACCGGTGCGGCCGCGGTCGGATCATTGAAGCCCTCGCCCGCCCCGTCGGTCGGAACGATCGTGATGGCG from Candidatus Eisenbacteria bacterium carries:
- a CDS encoding peptidase is translated as MRLHTHRRRLVVVTLVALLFAAPAPSHAAITIVPTDGAGEGFNDPTAAAPVGGNPGTTLGQQRLNVFTQAASIWDALLNSTVEIRVRAAFDPLACSTTSGVLGSAGPNVVEFNFPGAGFAGTWYTSAQANQLAGVDLEVGQDDIVTTFNASIGIGSCLVGRNWYYGFDGNEGSNGIDLLPVLLHELGHGLGFLSLTNESNGNYFSGQPTVWDHFLMDDVSGKTWFQMTAAERALSAKNASHLVWSGPLVTSAAGAKLGLRPRVIATGALNSQFDANQATFGAPLTTGGFTAEVVDVNDGAGITNDACETPFVNAVAMAGKIALFDRGTCTIAQKALNAQANGAVGLVMVHNVAGTTGSMSAVVPGVTIPAVAVSQATGAIIRAALGSGTVSLTLGLDPTHRAGMNDAGRVMMYAPNPIQSGSSVSHWDVTATPNLLMEPNINADLTSDVDLAYQLFGDIGWFPQLLEAPQARGGELAIASAPNPSREGGVLRFRLPAASDVELAIFDVAGRRVARLVKGHLAGGAHEVRWSRRSDSGQRLSAGVYLARLRSGGVEQSTHIVLMD